One Bacillota bacterium genomic region harbors:
- a CDS encoding MBL fold metallo-hydrolase — protein MKICSLASGSCGNAYAISHRNTNILIDAGLSGKKIEQALAGVFCVSRLKGILVTHEHQDHIHGAGILSRRYKLPLYITAGTWRAGTRRLGPVADNLLNIVRAGEAFQVGDLDILPVATSHDAEEPVSYVIDSGQSKAAFLTDTGEVSGQTLNMLMSCQAVVLEANHDPEMLAQGPYPFFLKKRISGPLGHLSNLQAARVIARLLEHGKLNGFCLGHLSAENNTPQVAWQTVTAFLAAQGIKAADIPHGQILPRQAPGELLQVE, from the coding sequence ATGAAAATTTGTTCACTGGCAAGTGGAAGCTGCGGAAACGCCTATGCTATCAGTCATCGGAATACAAACATCCTGATAGATGCGGGGCTGAGCGGAAAAAAAATCGAGCAGGCGCTGGCGGGGGTATTTTGTGTTAGCCGCCTAAAAGGAATATTAGTTACACACGAACATCAGGACCATATTCATGGCGCGGGAATATTGTCTCGACGCTATAAGCTTCCTTTGTACATAACAGCAGGCACGTGGCGGGCTGGAACCCGGCGTTTAGGTCCGGTTGCCGACAATTTGCTGAACATTGTTAGGGCAGGGGAGGCCTTCCAGGTGGGAGATTTGGATATCCTACCGGTGGCCACAAGCCATGATGCAGAGGAGCCGGTGAGCTACGTTATCGACAGCGGCCAGAGCAAGGCAGCATTCCTGACCGATACCGGAGAGGTCAGCGGGCAAACACTTAACATGCTTATGTCTTGCCAGGCGGTAGTTTTGGAAGCAAATCACGACCCAGAGATGTTGGCCCAGGGGCCCTACCCCTTTTTCCTTAAAAAGCGCATCTCCGGTCCACTGGGGCATCTGTCGAATCTACAGGCAGCGCGGGTTATTGCCCGTTTGTTAGAGCATGGAAAATTGAACGGTTTTTGCCTGGGACATCTAAGTGCTGAAAACAACACGCCGCAAGTGGCCTGGCAAACAGTGACCGCCTTTCTGGCGGCCCAGGGCATTAAGGCCGCAGATATACCGCACGGGCAGATTCTTCCCCGCCAAGCTCCCGGAGAATTGTTGCAGGTTGAGTAA
- a CDS encoding DUF1622 domain-containing protein, with the protein MDFFTHGVIIWLAGLLDILGALVISSTAVIVFINYWRRLSRAEEILRLSLARGLAFGLEFKLGGEILRTVAVRSLHEVYVLGAIILIRAAMSLLIHWEIRHSLSCISKRRDK; encoded by the coding sequence ATGGATTTTTTTACCCATGGCGTTATCATTTGGTTAGCCGGACTGCTGGATATTTTGGGAGCATTAGTCATTTCCTCAACAGCTGTGATTGTATTTATCAATTACTGGCGGAGGCTGTCCCGGGCCGAGGAAATTCTCCGGCTAAGTTTGGCACGGGGCCTGGCCTTCGGCCTCGAGTTCAAGCTGGGAGGGGAGATATTACGCACCGTCGCTGTCCGCAGCCTGCACGAAGTCTATGTTTTGGGGGCAATAATCCTAATCCGGGCAGCCATGAGCCTTTTAATCCACTGGGAAATAAGACATTCCTTGTCCTGTATCAGCAAGCGCAGGGATAAATAA
- a CDS encoding J domain-containing protein, producing the protein MSEYHKILGVAPDAPPEVIKAAFRALMKIHHPDVGGKPERARMIEEAYRKLLLAKPQPRTNPIKPPKPSGSENGLSNLGYRGKFLQLSLEGFKFNKIFPCPPECVFFKRLCRHRQLLPGIDTGNSPAVFATTLEIRVRNLQDFSQTIDCRAGRAVLIDQTGEFYESKPMCGTLHPLRYKEASFEMFSATQAVFCLWFQTLPPGRHISRFVYKHRVLVPKPQGEFWDEELIDISISPTQIRFLNAKK; encoded by the coding sequence TTGTCTGAATATCATAAAATACTGGGAGTTGCTCCCGATGCACCTCCGGAAGTGATTAAAGCTGCCTTTAGGGCGCTGATGAAAATACACCATCCTGATGTTGGCGGAAAACCGGAACGAGCCAGGATGATTGAGGAAGCGTACCGCAAATTGCTTCTGGCCAAACCGCAGCCAAGGACAAATCCGATAAAGCCCCCAAAGCCAAGTGGAAGCGAGAACGGACTGTCGAATCTTGGTTATCGAGGCAAGTTTTTACAACTCTCCCTGGAGGGCTTTAAGTTCAACAAAATTTTCCCCTGTCCACCGGAATGTGTTTTTTTTAAGCGCCTCTGTCGGCACCGCCAACTTCTGCCTGGCATAGACACTGGAAATTCCCCTGCTGTGTTTGCAACGACTCTAGAGATAAGGGTGCGGAACTTGCAGGATTTTTCCCAGACCATTGATTGCCGGGCCGGTCGAGCCGTGCTGATTGATCAAACCGGTGAGTTTTACGAGAGCAAACCAATGTGTGGCACATTGCATCCGCTTCGCTATAAAGAGGCGTCTTTTGAGATGTTCAGCGCGACCCAGGCGGTTTTTTGCCTGTGGTTTCAAACCCTGCCCCCTGGCAGGCATATCAGTCGTTTTGTCTATAAGCACCGGGTACTGGTTCCGAAACCCCAGGGCGAGTTTTGGGACGAAGAATTAATCGATATCAGCATTTCCCCGACCCAAATCCGCTTTTTAAATGCAAAAAAGTAA
- the rlmH gene encoding 23S rRNA (pseudouridine(1915)-N(3))-methyltransferase RlmH, with amino-acid sequence MRFQIVAVGKLRGGWLKQGCTDFQKRLSRHAGLSIVEVPDLPWAASQSAAEARRVIEAEGEKLLARINPRSYVIALDPAGKAFSSEKLASFFQHRAVQGMGYFTFVIGGSLGLSKAVLSRADLVLSFSEFTFPHQLMRLILLEQLYRSCKIIAGETYHK; translated from the coding sequence ATGCGTTTTCAAATTGTCGCTGTGGGCAAACTGCGTGGCGGTTGGCTGAAGCAGGGCTGCACGGATTTCCAAAAGCGCTTGTCCCGCCATGCGGGGTTGTCAATTGTTGAAGTTCCCGATTTACCTTGGGCCGCCAGTCAGAGCGCTGCCGAAGCCCGGCGTGTAATCGAGGCTGAGGGCGAGAAGCTTCTTGCCCGAATAAATCCCCGCAGTTATGTGATTGCTTTGGACCCGGCGGGCAAGGCTTTTAGCTCGGAAAAATTGGCCAGTTTTTTTCAGCACCGAGCAGTTCAGGGAATGGGTTATTTTACTTTTGTTATTGGTGGCTCCCTGGGCCTGAGTAAAGCAGTCTTGAGCCGGGCTGACCTGGTTCTAAGTTTTTCCGAGTTTACCTTTCCACATCAACTTATGCGTTTGATTCTGCTGGAACAACTCTATCGCTCGTGCAAGATAATCGCAGGCGAGACGTATCACAAATAA
- a CDS encoding CxxH/CxxC protein, which translates to MYVVCSQHLDQAIDEFVEVYESPPDLYLLEKVSFTDWTTPRHCDLCSQPPEYLVV; encoded by the coding sequence ATGTACGTGGTTTGCTCCCAGCATTTAGACCAGGCAATCGATGAGTTTGTTGAAGTATACGAGAGCCCGCCTGATCTTTACCTGTTGGAAAAGGTCTCATTTACAGATTGGACGACGCCGAGACACTGCGACCTCTGTTCGCAACCGCCTGAATATCTGGTGGTTTAA
- a CDS encoding BON domain-containing protein, producing MTFLGPKKGRPTPREVRSQKAQMPTHHPGSEKGVKWPMAVKDGSSPHRGTVSDTGLKGKADDLTYKLQRALDSDPNLSAYGLKVQSSGEALQVTGIVDTLQEKYALRDLMSDLGISEFQDAVSLSTDGSVDQNDIIAEVREELDADHELDSANINLRSTDGHLILTGTVSSPEHKRRAENAARRASGVTGIQNNLSTRKQDLSPEALFHSQVNNEGPHPRP from the coding sequence GTGACATTCTTGGGTCCAAAAAAAGGCAGGCCTACACCTAGAGAAGTTCGCTCGCAAAAAGCACAGATGCCGACCCATCATCCCGGTTCAGAGAAGGGCGTAAAATGGCCAATGGCAGTTAAAGACGGCAGCAGTCCCCACAGGGGTACAGTTTCCGATACTGGTTTAAAGGGCAAAGCCGACGACTTAACCTACAAACTTCAACGCGCTTTAGATTCAGATCCCAACCTCTCCGCATACGGCTTAAAGGTTCAGTCCAGTGGGGAAGCACTTCAAGTTACTGGGATAGTCGATACACTACAGGAAAAATACGCTTTACGAGACTTGATGTCTGATTTGGGAATCAGCGAGTTTCAGGATGCCGTCAGTCTTAGCACTGATGGTTCTGTGGATCAAAATGACATTATTGCGGAAGTTCGCGAGGAACTTGATGCTGATCATGAGCTTGATTCAGCCAATATAAACTTGCGCTCTACAGACGGCCATCTGATTCTTACCGGAACAGTCAGTTCCCCGGAGCATAAGCGCCGTGCAGAAAATGCTGCCCGCCGCGCTAGTGGTGTCACCGGAATACAAAACAATCTTTCAACCAGGAAGCAGGATCTCTCACCCGAAGCGCTTTTTCACAGCCAGGTTAACAACGAAGGTCCCCACCCCCGTCCGTAG
- a CDS encoding PDZ domain-containing protein: MDEFLEPKNQSKGLGFGRQLTLVVAGAVLGCIFTVMLLPSIVPRLVPSPQEYFISPGDAQRDQAELYEHQRTSVVDAVGQVSPAVVGVTRFSRSREFFNPGGSLVPAGTGSGVVFNPEGYIVTNYHVVEDAAGVLVTLADGAEFEAEIIGSDPGTDLAVLKIEPEEPLPAAVFGDSDQLVVGEYAIAIGNPGGLELQQTVSLGVISAKERNIEVYDWVFGLLQTDAAINPGNSGGPLVNARGEVIGINSVKLIDAEGLGFAIPSNLVQDVVGELLERGRVVRPMLGVNIIELNPSIANRYNLPLDSGIYVAEVFDNGPAWRAGIRSEDVIVSIDGSDVNTIRDLRVALSRRSVGDMVEVTINRADEIINLDVRLEDLAD, encoded by the coding sequence ATGGATGAATTCCTAGAACCCAAAAACCAATCTAAAGGACTGGGCTTTGGCCGACAATTGACACTTGTTGTGGCGGGGGCAGTTTTGGGATGCATATTTACGGTCATGCTCTTGCCTTCAATTGTTCCCCGGTTGGTTCCTTCGCCCCAGGAGTATTTTATTTCGCCTGGGGACGCTCAGCGTGACCAGGCCGAACTATATGAGCACCAGCGTACAAGTGTTGTTGACGCTGTAGGGCAGGTTAGTCCGGCTGTGGTTGGAGTGACCAGGTTTTCCCGGAGCCGGGAGTTTTTTAACCCCGGTGGATCGTTGGTTCCTGCCGGCACTGGTAGCGGAGTTGTGTTTAATCCCGAAGGATATATCGTTACAAATTATCATGTGGTTGAGGATGCGGCAGGAGTGCTGGTTACGCTTGCTGATGGAGCTGAATTTGAGGCAGAAATTATTGGTTCCGATCCCGGGACTGATTTGGCTGTGCTGAAAATTGAGCCGGAAGAGCCATTACCGGCAGCGGTGTTCGGTGATTCTGATCAATTGGTAGTTGGCGAATACGCGATTGCCATCGGCAATCCCGGAGGGCTGGAACTACAACAGACAGTTTCCTTGGGCGTAATCAGCGCCAAGGAGCGGAATATCGAAGTCTATGACTGGGTCTTTGGACTGCTGCAAACCGACGCGGCAATAAACCCCGGTAACAGTGGAGGCCCATTGGTCAACGCCCGGGGTGAAGTGATAGGAATTAATAGTGTCAAACTAATCGATGCAGAAGGCCTGGGATTCGCTATCCCCAGCAACCTGGTTCAGGATGTGGTTGGCGAGCTGCTGGAGCGGGGCCGGGTTGTGCGCCCGATGTTGGGTGTCAATATCATTGAGTTAAATCCTTCAATCGCCAATCGTTACAACTTACCGCTTGATTCCGGTATCTATGTGGCCGAGGTCTTTGACAACGGACCCGCTTGGCGAGCCGGCATCAGGTCGGAAGACGTTATTGTAAGCATTGATGGTTCAGATGTTAATACAATTCGCGATTTGCGGGTAGCTTTAAGCCGGCGCAGCGTAGGGGATATGGTGGAGGTAACTATCAATCGCGCCGATGAAATCATCAACCTGGATGTTAGGCTGGAGGACTTGGCCGATTAG